A single window of Culicoides brevitarsis isolate CSIRO-B50_1 chromosome 3, AGI_CSIRO_Cbre_v1, whole genome shotgun sequence DNA harbors:
- the LOC134834343 gene encoding ran-binding protein 3, which yields MLRPSQFQLNSGNTADAEKTFKLKPSQLTVTSPLAGGGTAGASSASDNANSTSNNTPKESDGESSNSNSGPLFANPFMRAFSRDEDSPAKPDPKEKDAKKDENLDPLAKLGSNSAAAALPKSNLFNVKAATLSSGAGFVFGQNIGERVTGQSTNLFGAAATTTKSEAENASEDTKKDETEKEKSCNGAGTSSGGLFFSNVAAAAATNSNSDAIETKESDGKSLLEATRQYEEKVKVQKRKYEEVETITGEEDERNIVEINGKVFAFEDRNYEERGRGTLRLNDSKVKQNESRVVFRTSGNLRVLINTKVWSKMIVEKPSTKSLRMTAIDSEGHIKVFLMQARPDDISQLYKYLTERVNKLKALDEEMERKSKELVDAENDAETTSPPESKPHRSTTPTQYPANPICIKINDQEAGESECKKVRVDDADATGEN from the exons ATGCTTCGTCCATCGCAATTCCAGCTAAACTCCGGAAATACCGCCGATGCCGAAAAAACGTTCAAACTAAAGCCGAGCCAATTGACCGTCACATCGCCATTAGCAGGCGGAGGAACAGCAGGAGCATCCTCCGCATCCGACAACGCCAATTCCACAAGCAATAACACGCCGAAAGAGAGTGACGGCGAATCGAGTAATTCCAATTCGGGCCCGTTGTTTGCAAATCCCTTCATGCGCGCCTTCAGTCGGGACGAGGATTCGCCCGCAAAGCCCGATCCGAAGGAAAAGGAcgcaaaaaaagacgaaaatttgGATCCGCTCGCCAAATTGGGAAGTAATTCTGCTGCCGCTGCACTGCCAAAATCCAATTTGTTCAACGTGAAGGCGGCAACTTTGTCGTCGGGAGCTGGTTTCGTCTTCGGGCAGAATATTGGGGAACGCGTTACGGGTCAAAGCACCAATTTATTCGGGGCGGCAGCGACAACAACGAAGTCTGAGGCGGAAAATGCGTCGGAAGACACGAAAAAAGACGAAACGGAGAAGGAAAAGTCTTGCAATGGAGCCGGCACGTCGAGTGGGGGactatttttctcaaatgtgGCGGCAGCGGCAGCCACAAATTCCAACAGTGACGCCATCGAAACGAAAGAATCCGATGGAAAAAGTTTACTTGAGGCTACCAGGCAGTATGAAGAGA aggtaaaagtacaaaaacgCAAATACGAGGAAGTAGAGACAATCACGGGCGAAGAAGACGAACGAAATATCGTGGAAATCAATGGAAAAGTGTTCGCGTTCGAGGATCGGAACTACGAGGAACGCGGCAGAGGCACTTTGCGACTCAACGATTCGAAAGTCAAACAAAATGAGTCTCGTGTCGTCTTTCGTACTTCAGGAAATTTGCGTGTTTTGATAAATACGAAG GTCTGGTCCAAAATGATCGTCGAGAAGCCAAGTACAAAAAGTCTCCGCATGACCGCCATCGACTCCGAGGGTCATATCAAGGTATTTCTCATGCAGGCACGTCCCGACGACATTTCCCAGCTCTACAAGTACTTAACGGAACGCGTTAACAAACTCAAAGCGCTCGACGAGGAGATGGAACGCAAATCCAAGGAACTCGTCGATGCCGAAAATGACGCAGAAACGACATCGCCACCGGAATCAAAGCCGCATCGTAGCACGACACCCACACAGTATCCCGCAAACCCGATTTGCATCAAAATTAACGATCAAGAAGCCGGCGAAAGTGAGTGTAAAAAGGTCAGGGTTGACGATGCCGATGCTACCggcgaaaattaa
- the LOC134835581 gene encoding polyglutamylase complex subunit TTLL1-like, producing MYGRIPQGGNMKICFCSDLDKSVLINNFEKRGWVQVSADDDWNFYWAGTQTCRNIFSVDSGYRMHDNQIINHFPNHYELSRKDLLVKNIKRYRKDLERDGSPLAEKSDANAPGGNKYLHLDFIPVTFVLPADYNMFVEEYRKNPQSTWIMKPCGKSQGAGIFLINKLSKLKKWSREAKTSFHPQIGKESYVISRYIDNPLLIGGKKFDLRLYVLVTSFRPLKAYLFKLGFSRFCTVKYDTSVTELDNMYVHLTNVSVQKHGGEYNNMHGGKWSVQNLRLYLEGTRGKEVTDKLFNSITWLIVHSLRAVQPVMASDRHCFECYGYDIIVDNTLKPWLVEVNASPSLTSTTVNDRILKYKLIDNILSIVLPPDGIPDVRWNKIPNPEALGNFDLLIDEDLAAQDDNNPSSNGKHKTNNHRWK from the exons ATGTACGGGAG aataCCCCAAGGTGGCAACATGAAAATCTGCTTCTGTAGTGACCTGGATAAGTCGGTGTTGATTAACAACTTTGAGAAACGTGGATGGGTTCAGGTCTCTGCCGATGAcgattggaatttttattgggCCGGAACACAAACGTGTCGAAATATCTTCAGTGTGGACAGTGGATATCGGATGCACGATAATCA GATCATTAATCACTTTCCGAATCATTACGAGTTATCGAGGAAAGATCTGcttgtgaaaaatatcaagCGATATCGGAAAGATCTGGAACGTGATGGCAGTCCGTTGGCAGAGAAAAGCGATGCAAATGCCCCGGGTGggaataaatatttgcatcTTGATTTCATTCCAGTAACGTTTGTTTTGCCTGCTG ATTACAACATGTTTGTCGAAGAATATCGCAAAAATCCGCAAAGCACATGGATCATGAAACCCTGCGGAAAAAGTCAAGGCGCCGGAATTTTCCTCATCAACAAGttgtcaaaacttaaaaaatggtCTCGCGAAGCCAAAACTTCCTTTCATCCGCAAATCGGAAAGGAAAGCTACGTCATATCCCGTTACATCGACAACCCATTACTGATTGGCGGAAAGAAATTCGATTTGCGCTTATATGTGCTCGTTACATCGTTCAGACCTCTCAAAGCGTACCTCTTCAAGTTGGGTTTCTCACGCTTTTGCACCGTCAAATATGATACAAGTGTCACGGAGCTGGACAACATGTACGTTCACTTGACGAATGTTAGCGTGCAAAAACACGGG GGTGAATATAACAACATGCACGGCGGAAAATGGAGTGTACAGAACTTGCGACTTTACTTGGAAGGAACTCGCGGCAAGGAAGTCACCGATAAGCTCTTTAACTCGATCACGTGGTTAATTGTGCATTCGTTAAGAGCAGTTCAACCCGTGATGGCGAGTGATAGACACTGCTTCGAGTGCTATGGTTATGATATCATTGTCGATAACACACTGAAACCGTGGTTGGTTGAAGTAAATGCATCACCTTCGTTGACCTCCACGACAGTTAATGATCGCATATTGAAATACAAGTTGATTGACAACATTTTGTCGATTGTATTGCCGCCCGATGGAATTCcaga TGTTCGTTGGAACAAAATTCCCAATCCCGAAGCCTTGGGGAACTTTGACCTGTTAATTGACGAAGACCTTGCGGCGCAAGATGATAACAATCCGAGCAGCAATGGAAAGCACAAGACTAACAATCATCGGTGGAAGTGA
- the LOC134834993 gene encoding DNA repair protein complementing XP-A cells homolog has protein sequence MSEIELTDEQKKRIEENRQKALERRKARGNHPYKNAVAVSKDNRIQMHGSKYKDTGGGFLLEDKEEDESETLFNDVEIAHESEELPLEFRECMECHAGFLQSYLWTTFDYPVCDGCRDNEDKHSLITRTEAKNEYLLKDCDLDKREPILKFISRKNPHNPRWGEMKLYLHVQIEKRALEVWGTEDALLEQKELRSGKREQAKVKKYAKQMKELRMQVRSSLYDRTTKASHTHKFGPDRYNEEDDTYSHDCECGYTETYEKL, from the exons ATGTCTGAAATCGAGCTCACAGACGAACAAAAGAAACGAATTGAAGAAAATCGTCAAAAAGCACTCGAACGTCGTAAAGCCCGCGGCAATCATCCATacaaaaa TGCAGTTGCTGTTTCGAAAGACAATCGCATCCAGATGCACGGCTCCAAATACAAAGACACCGGCGGCGGCTTTTTACTCGAAGACAAGGAAGAAGACGAGTCAGAAACGCTCTTTAATGATGTCGAAATCGCACATGAAAGTGAGGAACTTCCCTTGGAATTTCGTGAATGCATGGAATGTCACGCCGGCTTCCTCCAATCGTACCTTTGGACCACTTTCGACTATCCCGTGTGCGATGGTTGTCGCGACAATGAAGACAAACATTCGTTAATTACCCGAACGGAGGCCAAAAATGAGTATTTACTGAAAGATTGCGACTTGGATAAACGAGAACcgattctaaagttcatttcgcgCAAAAATCCGCACAATCCGCGATGGGGCGAGATGAAGTTGTACCTGCATGTGCAAATTGAGAAGCGTGCGTTGGAAGTTTGGGGCACGGAAGACGCCTTGCTGGAGCAAAAAGAGCTCCGTTCGGGCAAACGGGAGCAAGCCAAGGTCAAAAAGTACGCAAAACAGATGAAAGAGCTCCGGATGCAAGTTCGAAGTAGTTTGTACGATCGAACAACCAAAGCCTCTCACACTCACAAATTCGGGCCGGATCGATATAACGAAGAAGACGACACTTATTCGCACGATTGTGAATGCGGATACACCGaaacttatgaaaaattataa
- the LOC134833085 gene encoding N-acetylglucosamine-6-phosphate deacetylase: MTAKLFQFFNCRILRNSAIIKEDLWVRNGKIINPEKIFFDERNQADEKIDCRNAIISPGFIDLQINGGYGVDFSYDVDTVEQGINRVAKGLLKDGVTSFCPTVVTNPKEVYAKVLPRIKRNAGGSHGATVLGVHVEGPFINVDKKGAHPQECILELTEGFKTLEETYGCLDNVSIVTLAPEKENANETIRELTKRNIITSLGHSMGDLSHGEKAVKSGARFITHLFNAMLPFHHRDPGLVGLLASDAIPGIIYYGIIADGVHTHPAALRIAYRTHPKGVVLVTDAISPMGLEEGVHRIGKMTVEIRNHQAYVAGTNTLCGSITPMDACVRFFKRATNCGNVFALEAATLHPAQCMGIENQKGTLNFGADADFVLLDDDLNVLATYIAGERVYQKH, translated from the exons ATGACCGCGAAATTGttccaatttttcaattgtcgCATTTTACGAAACAGTGCAATAATTAAAGAGGACTTGTGGGTCCGAAACGGCAAAATAATCAATCccgaaaaaatcttctttgacGAACGAAATCAAgcagatgaaaaaattgactgtCGAAATGCCATTATCAGTCCGGGGTTCATTGACTTGCAAATTAATG gtgGATATGGAGTCGACTTCTCTTACGATGTGGATACAGTTGAACAAGGAATTAATCGAGTCGCCAAGGGTTTGTTGAAAGATGGAGTGACGTCGTTTTGTCCAACTGTTGTGACAAATCCGAAAGAAGTTTATGCCAAAGTTTTGCCACGGATTAAGAGAAATGCAGGAGGATCTCATGGAGCGACAGTTTTAGGAGTTCACGTTGAAGGACCTTTTATTAATGTTGACAAGAAGGGAGCTCATCCACAGGAATGCATTTTGGAGTTGactgag gGATTTAAAACGCTTGAAGAGACCTATGGCTGTTTAGACAACGTCAGTATCGTAACATTAGCTCCCGAAAAGGAAAATGCCAACGAAACTATTCGAGAATTAACAAAACGTAACATCATCACATCTTTAGGACATTCCATGGGCGATTTGTCCCACGGAGAGAAAGCTGTCAAAAGCGGTGCTCGGTTTATCACGCATTTATTTAACGCCATGTTGCCTTTTCATCATCgaga CCCAGGTCTCGTTGGTCTCCTCGCCTCCGATGCCATTCCCGGAATTATCTACTACGGCATCATCGCCGATGGAGTTCACACCCATCCAGCAGCCCTTCGCATCGCTTATCGCACCCATCCGAAGGGCGTCGTGCTCGTAACTGACGCCATTTCGCCCATGGGACTCGAGGAAGGCGTTCATCGCATCGGAAAAATGACCGTAGAAATCCGAAATCATCAGGCTTACGTCGCGGGAACGAATACTTTATGCGGCAGCATCACTCCGATGGATGCTTGTGTTCGATTTTTCAAACGAGCCACAAATTGCGGCAACGTTTTCGCCTTGGAAGCGGCAACTTTGCATCCGGCCCAATGTATGGGCATCGAAAACCAAAAGGGAACCTTGAATTTTGGAGCTGACGCGGACTTTGTGCTGCTGGATGACGATCTGAACGTTTTGGCAACTTACATTGCGGGAGAACGGGTGTACCAAAAACActga
- the LOC134835210 gene encoding probable cytochrome P450 6g2 gives MLTLILITTIFVLMSFLFSIFYKKHQFWRNSGVPYVESPFLLGNFFRTTFSKESTAETINQIYNHPNAKNEPFVGFHLFHQPALLLRDPECVKEVLVKNFQHFTNRYAGSDPAVDPVGGLNMFQVNNPLWKIIRTKLSPVFTSGKMKQMLYMVEKVGQDLMEVVSKCVKDGDGVLEIRYLFSMFTIDAISLVAFATESNCLKDPINSEFLRNAKEAFQSTWKDKVSGNLMLFLPPIMSFLKMKTFNPNFENFLRRMFQEVMNDREQNGGQRNDFIDFLVALKREEATNNEGIFTEDVMVAQAALFFFAGFETSSSTLEFVFYELARNPEIQKKVSDEIRAAMKDEGKISYEMITNRLPYTTNVIHETLRLYPIVPMMDRVCVAPEGFTLKSDAKSVHLPQGMPIYIPAFSMQRDPNYFDEPEKFDPDRFDKEKQEVGEYSYMPFGIGPRSCIGERFAMMQMRTAMAMIFDKFNVEMTENTPKNFKFDKSQILLHPDEEILLKFVPVS, from the coding sequence ATGTTGACTCTCATACTGATAACGACAATTTTTGTGCTgatgtcatttttattcagcattttctacaaaaaacatcaattttggcGAAATTCTGGCGTGCCTTACGTCGAATCACCATTTTTGCTCGGAAATTTCTTCCGAAcgacattttcaaaagaaagtaCTGCCGAAAcgataaatcaaatttacaaCCATCCAAACGCCAAAAATGAACCTTTTGTtggttttcatctttttcatcAACCTGCGTTGCTGTTACGCGATCCGGAATGCGTCAAAGAGGTTCTTGTGaagaattttcaacattttacgAATCGTTATGCGGGATCCGATCCCGCCGTTGATCCAGTTGGCGGTTTGAACATGTTCCAAGTGAACAATCCGTTGTGGAAAATAATTCGAACGAAACTTTCGCCGGTTTTTACGAGCGgaaaaatgaagcaaatgCTTTATATGGTCGAAAAAGTGGGGCAGGATTTAATGGAAGTCGTATCAAAATGCGTAAAAGATGGCGATGGAGTCCTGGAAATTCGATATTTGTTCTCAATGTTCACCATTGACGCCATTTCGCTCGTCGCTTTTGCCACAGAGTCGAATTGTTTGAAGGATCCGATAAATTCTGAATTTCTCCGAAATGCCAAAGAAGCTTTTCAGAGCACGTGGAAGGACAAAGTCTCGGGAAATCTCATGCTTTTCCTTCCGCCAATCATGAGTTTTCTCAAAATGAAGACTTTTAATCCGAATTTCGAGAATTTTCTTCGGCGGATGTTCCAAGAAGTAATGAACGATCGCGAACAAAATGGCGGACAACGTAACGATTTTATCGACTTTTTGGTGGCTTTGAAACGCGAAGAAGCCACAAATAACGAGGGAATTTTCACGGAAGACGTTATGGTAGCTCAAGCTGCTCTCTTTTTCTTCGCTGGCTTTGAAACTTCAAGTTCAACGCTTGAATTTGTGTTTTACGAATTGGCGCGAAATCCAGAAATCCAAAAGAAGGTTAGTGACGAAATTCGTGCCGCAATGAAGGATGAAGGAAAAATCTCTTATGAAATGATTACAAATCGACTTCCTTACACGACGAACGTGATTCATGAAACGCTTCGACTTTATCCGATCGTGCCAATGATGGATCGTGTTTGTGTTGCTCCCGAAGGCTTTACTTTGAAATCTGATGCGAAATCCGTTCATTTGCCTCAAGGGATGCCAATTTATATTCCCGCCTTTTCGATGCAACGCGATCCAAATTACTTTGATGAACCGGAAAAGTTCGATCCAGATAGATTTGATAAGGAAAAACAGGAGGTAGGGGAATATTCTTATATGCCGTTTGGGATTGGGCCGAGAAGTTGCATCGGAGAAAGGTTTGCAATGATGCAGATGAGAACAGCAATGGcgatgatttttgataaatttaatgtagAAATGACGGAAAATACgccgaaaaactttaaatttgataagagTCAGATTTTGTTGCATCCTGATgaggaaattttgttgaagTTTGTACCGGTTTCATAA